The following is a genomic window from Aphelocoma coerulescens isolate FSJ_1873_10779 chromosome 5, UR_Acoe_1.0, whole genome shotgun sequence.
CTCACAAAAATTAGCTATgagcaactagtgcaaacatcCAATACAAGCCCCTCACTGAAAGTGTTCAgaagaaatgtatttaaaaatacacgAAAATGCATTTCCTTCAGTTTATCTGGACACCACTCAAATCCTCCCAGCATttgttctcattttaaaaagtcatcaTTCCTCACCACTTGCCAAAGAGaaacatgtattttaaatattacaTTCCTTACTTACAATGATTTATTAATGAAGTCCCTCATTAACTCTTTAGCCATCTAGTACTTTACATTTTAAACTAGAGAACTTTAACAAGAAAGGTAAAACAGTTTATTCAGCTTTTTACACAGCGGTATACAATAGCGCAAAGTGGTATGCCTACTAAAATCTTTTGTTCAAGACAAAAGTACAAGTTGAGTTTTTTATTACTGTAAAAATACTTATTTGACTTGTGTAACTTATTTGGCATTAAAATGTGACTGCATTGTTTCTCTCAAGAACTGAGCAGCATATATGTTGAAATTTACTTGATTCACAGTAAATTTGAAATAAACAAGAGTGATTTTCTCTTACAGTCTTAATAATAGCCATGGACCAGGGACACCCCTGTACAAACTGGTCCTTGGACACAGCAAATCTATCCTGTGAATCAAAGAGATTCCAGGAAGGCCcagtgaaaataatgaaaatacttACTTGGGGAATAAGATATTACCTGGCCTGAACATAGCAGTGATGGCCAGGAACTAGCCTTTCTTGGAATGGTAGGTTTTAGTATTTCTCACTaaggtaaaataatttttattggtCCTTCTAACcttttcatgaagaaaaaaatatattaatcacTCAGGGGCCAATTTTATGTTCCAGATACATAAACTTAGATATTTCCCCCATTATGGGGAGAAAGTAAGATGGTTCTCATTTTCCAGTATCAGCAGTAGCAGCTGCTTGGAAAGGAATTGTCAAAAGTGCCACTGAGGTGGAAGGAGGTTTTCCATGTCTTAGATTTAGTGGAGGAAAGAAATCCTTTGATGCTCCACAATTTCAGTTAAGATAGCCCTGCAATGACTATGGCACTTGAAAAAATAAGGGTTAATTTTTCACCCTTTGTGAGCTTGAGCTGTGTGAAGCAATGGACAGAGTAAGTGAGCTACTCCGCAAGAACGTGACTTTTGTGTATCATTTAATGTGCGTGTATCCCATCCTCCTGCATGAATGGCTTCACGATCTTGGGCTGGTATGGGTGAGGACAAGCCATACTGTGTATCCTGTTTATATACAAACCTGGAAAATGAACAATCCTAAGCTGGGCAGCTGTAAATTAGTGTTATCAGTGGTGTGCCAGGGGAAGTTATTTACCTGACAAAATCCTGCACAATGCAGAAATACAAAGGATTTAGTGGTTTTTACCTCCATTCAGATCTGTTACCTATTAGCTCAATGGAAACAGCAGGCAACCTATCGTCAGGGTATGAGCTTTCAGCTGTAGCAGTTTGGGAACTTCCATGGCCATATTCCAGCCTGAAACCTCACCCTTGTTTTCCAGTTATTTGTTCCCTACTGCCGTTCTCTTAATTCAAGATGGAAGTAGATGTTAACTTCCTCTCTTTGGAGGGTTGATTCTGCAGAATTTAGGCAAACAAACGCTCTGTGTAAAGTGGAGGTAACTGAAGTGAGTGGTGTATGGTTGGTGTACATTGGATTTGCATGGACATTGCATAGGCTTCAGTGAATTCCTGGCCTATGTGGTTGATGTTGATTTAAGTGCTCTCAGGGCCAGATCTGGTGGTGTGTGCTTAGCACACAGATGTGTTGCACTGACTTCCACAGAAGTAGAGGAACTGAACACATCACTGGATGCATTCATGTTTGTGCTTGGCAAGAAGGGACTCCCAAGTATTTAAAGCTAGCATAAGTGATAACGCACTATTACAATTATTATCATGTTAGATGGCTGAATGTGATACCGCATACACTGGCCAAATTAATCTCCTAAAGCTCAGGTTCTGTGAGGATTAGTGTAGAGAACCCTAAAAACCCCCATTGGATATGGCATGGTACCCCTGTAAACTCAATGGAGCACTACTTGAATAAAGAAGTTACAGTCATACTGAGCAGGAGTAAACTGAGAGTGTCCAGAAAATGTAGGGGATTTAAGTGTGTTTAGACACCAAATATCAACATGTAGAAATTTCAGCCTCAGGAAGTTTTAATGGAAGAAAGTAGCTCAATCACTCAGTATATTTTGCAACTTTAGCTGAAAGTTTAACATCACAAAATGACATATTCCTATGCAGCTTTAAGAATCACACAAACGTATTCAATCATTTCCCCCACTTTTCAAATCTCCTGTTCATTAAAAGCTCTTCTCCTGTTTGCAGTTTCCAGTTTTCAAATGGATGACACAACCGATGCATAGCTTAATGTTCATTCTCATGAGtcataattaataaataattgtATCACATACATAGAATTTTACAGGTACTCTTAAAATGGTTTTACAGTTCTATTAAATATATAGATAAAATAATCACTgctatataaaaaaaatcattttaaaacAGCTGAACTCTCAAGCTTTGCATAAAATTCTGTAGACACATTCATTACAATCTAGAAActcaataaaaatacattttagagCTCAATCTCTCAAAAATATTCATGGCATTGAAAATTGATTGTCATTTTTTACTGTAGTCTGTGCTTGCCCTGCCTTTGCACTGATAATTTCCTACAGTTTGGCAAAAGCTATAATCCGTTCAATTTGTAGATTATGTGACTGTTTAACTCATTTCCTCAACTCTAAGTCATCTGTCCCATAAATGTTTTGTGGGGTTCTGTCTTTAATAGTGTATCTTTCCTTGCACTTTCTACGAACTCACAGTGAAACACTTTGCAGTCAAGTTACATGACTATGATGACATTGAACCATCCTATTACAGTTGCAACTCAGTCTTTAATGCTGCTTCTGTGAACACCAAACATCCTTTATCCAGCGATCCTCAAGGCACTTCCTGATGCTTACACTTCACAATGCTCTGCTACCCACATTTGCTCAAAACTGGTAAGTTTTAGAAAGAGTCTTAACAGATCAGTACCCCTGTGTATCTGAATTCAGCCACTAAATCAATATACCAAATGTGGTCAGTTCAAGCTTAGCATTTTTCAAAAACCCAGgcaaaaattcaggaaaattttCCTGTATTCAGACAGTGCACATATCTGTTGGAAAATGGGTAGACAATAGATTGCCCGCCAGCCTTTAAACCCTCCACTACCGCCAGCCAGTCCCCCGGGCAGCAAGTTAAAACGGGCTTTGCCATAGTGAGTATTTCAGAATCAGGCTTTTAGGCAGTAGCTCAGAGTAGGCCACAAACCCCAAAACGAAGCAGTGTTTTGAGAACAGGGCACTTGCATTAAGGGATTGGATCTTGCACTGCGGAAGAAGAAATGCAGGCTCACGAGTCAGTTTAACTGAGGGAAGCTGCTGCTTATGCAGATGTCACTCTTTACTGTTCCAGGTAAAGGCAAAACTCTGAAGAGTTCAgtcttttttttaagcaaagttGACAACACCAGTATAATCACTTTTAAGTGCTTCACCCTGGATCTTCTCACCCATGGAATGGCTGGGTAAGGTACACTGCTTCTGTTACAGCACacccacaacaaaacaaacccaaaaaattgAAAGCAATGTAATACCCACTATCATGGAATGActtagtatttttttatttcatctatTTTGGATGGAAGAAGCAATCTCTCTCTCAATGGGATAGGCTGGAAAGTGTACATCAACTGAAACACTGGTTGAAATGACCAGTACAATTGCTGGATGCTGTTTGACATTTAAACTGCTCATTTCAATGTTTCAGTCCTTGTTCATCAGTGGGAGGTAACAAAGAAAACCTTGGGTTTTCTCCTTCTTGGACAAAAATAACTGTGTAATGACATTTCTGGCATGAGTGCATTCCTGTTCACCTTTCCATTCTTCATGGATGTCAGTTGTTTAGATAAGACATCCAAAGAGCTCCTCATCCTGATTAATTTTcttaggaggaaggaaagaagacagAAGGGAGCATATTTTACTTGATTGAACTTTGATAGCTGTAAAGCCCTATAAAGAGATTGTAATTCAACTCCAAATAGCCTCTGCTGAAGATTAATAAACATGGAAGAACCAGAGTAAAGATACAAGGGGTCAGAAAAAGTTATCATAAACCAAAGAAGCCTATGAAGAGTGGAACATAATGAAAAGCTGTCAACAGTTTTGCTCCAAACTAGTGTAGTACACTGCTGCTTGCTGCTATTAAATAGATGTTGTACCCCAGCCTGGTATTCCCTGGTTTTCAGGATAAGCATAAAATGTTTCTTGTACTAAGTTTTATTctttcagaggaaaaagcaCTAGCCCTTTGACTTTCTATTTTAGCCTACTTCCAGAAAGCACCTTCAAAAATTCTAATATAGGTTTTCTTTTGGAGGAAAGTATCACTGTCTTTCACAACAAGCACAAAAAGGTTCATGAATCACAAAATCAGATGACTCAAAATGTTGATTGTTTTCATGAACAAGATgaaagaaatgtcttttttttactTACACTGATTTAAACCAAATTAAGTTGGGACATTTGGATCTCTTCCTCCCAAGAACAATGGATCTTATTTCTAGGTTCATGGGGTGAATCCAGCTCTAGTCAACAGTGACAGGACAGAATAGGAAAGATTTCAGCTTTGTTGAAAGGTGTTCATAATTTTATCTTCAATGTTTAAGATCTCCTGTCATTCCTTATTTCTATTGAATTCTAACTGCAGCTCAGGAGAAAAATCCCAGGGGAACAAAAAGCTTATGAAGAAGAATGAAGTGTGGTGGATGGTTAAGATTACCCCAGTAGATAACATAACTACAGACAGGTTTTTAATACCTGCAAATAATTGCTATATATTCTGACGTATCTTGATCCCAAGTACTATTAGTTCATCTGAAAACTTAGCCAGGGTAGGGATACATCTTATGCTACATAAAATATGTAAAACTCATAGCCACGTGATTTAATTTTCACTCAGTGTAAAATTATGAAACCCTTCATTTAAGGAAGTACATTGCAGTCAACCTTCCGAATTTTCAGGTGGAAGCAGCAATGTGATGTAGTCTCATAAAGCATACTGTGAAACTAAAAATGGGCCAATGAGAAGTAGGGACTTCACTGAAAGTCGCATGGAGAAAAGTTACTGCTATTGAATTGAAGACTTCTCTTTTGTCCTACAAAGCATGGATTACACCTTCTCTGGCAAAAATCCTCTACCAAATATCCTAAAGTGATCATTGATGTGGACAAAAACTACAAGAGGGAGAAGTAGCTCAGCTGTGCCCATGGACAAGCCACAGGAGTCTCTTCAGTTGTGCTAGGACGTCAATACTGGCTGTCAGCATTTCTCTGTATTTAGTTTTACATCTGTCATTTCTTTCTCAATTGATTTAGACACTTAAAAGATATTTCTAATTCTTTTACCATGCCCTGGTGCCTTAAGAGTAGCCTCAGCAAAGAAGGTACCTATTATTTTTTGTATCTGCAAAAGAGAGAAATCGTTATGCAATCTGTAAgtaaaagcagcagagaaattaAAGCAGAAGCAGACTCAGAAGCACTGAGGTACCTTTAAACACTTTAGTTTCTGGCCTGAGATTTCCCATATAAACTCTCCTAAGAAGCAGCTAGCATGTATGTTCTTCACATTTCTCCATACCCAATTTACTCCTGCAAATCAAACATACCAAATGGTGCAGGAGAAAAACAACtttaaatcctaaaaaaatcaaacttcCCTACCCCAAAACTCTCAACCTGATTTTGTTGCTCCACTGGATTTGCTACTGGAACTGTAATCAAGTCTTGATGTGTGTTAGCTAGCTGTagctctgctctgcctccaACTCTTTCAAATAATTCCATGGAAAATGTGAAGAAGCATTTCTAGCCTTGCCCTTGCAGGTGGTCAGATCCAGAGGTAACTCAACACCATCCCTCTTCCGCAGCTGTCAGGCCCTACATAAGAAAATTAAGCCAGAAGAATAATTTTTGAAGACTAGAGCTCTGAATTATTCATACTTCTACTGATAATTATCTGGTTTTATTTAGCATCTTATAAAGCAAGGCACAAATGTACAAAATTGCATCTACTAAATCGgataatttttatatatatttacacaATTACCATAATATAAAACGTGCTTTGACACTGTCATAGCACAACAGTAGTGGAATTGAGGACAACCTGATAATAAATACAAATACCAGGTCCTGGATTTCTGTTTGTGCTTCGCCTGAAGGAACATACTCATGTGCAGGTACACAAAGCAATCCAGCCACCATCCTTTATTTTCCACACCTCACACAGATCAAACTTTGTTGCTAAGAAGCTGTGGAAGGAGTAAAAGGCAGTAGACCAGCACCCAGAAGAAAATGACGAAGTAGAATAGCTCTGGCTGCTCAAAAATAGTAATCTCATGAGTTGGTGCTGGAGTCTCGCTTGCTTCcaagtcctttttcttcctgaaaatggGAGAATTCAGTAAGAggcaaggaaaagaagaaaaagccttCAGTGTTAATAATCACTGTGAAGATCAGAGGGTGGACTAAAAGACAACAGTTTAATGAACCTTTTCAGTCTAGTCAGTTGGAGGGCCCCAGCTGGACTCAGAAGGACATACTGGGTGTTAGCAGTGTGTTCCTTCCAGAGTCAACATATGTAAGAATCCATCTTCTGAAAACTCCAGACAAATTCTCAGATAGTTTAAGTACATGCCATTATATCACAGCCGTCTGATTTAAGATTTCCACCAGTCAAAAAGATAGccttttattttcagaacaGTAAACATAGTGCTGGGCAACATGTCACACTTCCACAATTTCGCTTATACAGTGGATCTGAGTTGATATATTTTCCCCAAATCATCTACTTTCAGAGCTCCTCATGCTAGGCACTAGAATATTAAACAGAAAAAGCCCAAGACTTCCAACCAAGAAACCAGCTAGCAGTTGGGGGTTTGCAGGACAACTCCAAAATTTCAACTTTccaaatttccagctgtggTTCATAAGAGCAAAGGTCAATGGATTCTGCCAGCACCACTGAGCTCTCACCATGACAAGGAAAGGTCTTATTTGAAAAGGCACAAGATGATAAAatcattttataattttatagtACTGTAAGAAAAGCACTCTGGTAAACTGTTTTTAATCTACTTTTGGAGAAAATTTGTGTTTTTCTGGCTTGGGGCATCCGACTGGATAAATACCTGAGTATTACATAAAATTAGCTTAATATCAGCAAACTGTACAACTGATACAACTGTAGCAGctatttgtgtggttttttttaacagaagcaTACGTGAGACCAGGCCAGTGGATCCTGATAATATTTTGTATGTTTTCTGCATCTAAATATAGCAACCATTTTACCCAGAAGTTCTGAGAGGTACTATTCATACCATGTATACTATTAGCATCAGCTAAGAGGCCAAACCTAAAGCGATCCTTGTTTCTTGTAGGTATTTAGACCCTAATACCAAAGGGATGCACACTCTGTGTTCATGACGTGTCACCCTAAGTCTAAACTAAACACACATAAAAATTATCAAAACTCATAGATGCTCCAGCAGAGGCCAGACCTCCACTGAAGTAATTGACTTTCCCTGGCACTGATCTCACTAAATATTGTTTTGACAGTTTTCCAAACCTGGAAAGAGTCATTGCTGCCAGAGGGCCTAACATTTGAAGTTCTCCCACTCTTTTCTCAGCCTGAGATATCCACCACGTGGGGAAAATGCTCAGAATCTTGCTTAGACAGCTGAATCTTTCAGGTCAAGAAAAAGCAGTTTAGTCAAGGGACAGATTGAGCAATAGCGAAATTTTGTATCTTAGACCTATGGGAAATGTGGACTCTCAGCCATTACAGAAGACAGTTGCTACCATTGTAATTAATTTCCAGCTCCCTTTGTATCACTGCTAGTAGTACCTAGGAGTTATGGATTCCTTGAAAAAGTCTGTCTGAATAAGAACCACTCACCCAATGATTAATGGATTTTCACCCATATCTGTCATCTTCTGCTCGTTTACACCATAGGTTTCCTTAAACAGACCAGGAATAGATTAGataacaaaaattaaattcagcATCTCACAAAGGTGGTAACTGTGTATTTTATGCAAATTGTATCTAATGTTTGctcaaataaaatgaaagtgtGCTTATAAACATATTCCCCGTCAGAACATCCAGTACTGCAGTCTGGTGCACacacaggaagggaaaaaagttgtgaaataagatttttttgctttcaacTGCTTTTATCAGTCGAATAAAGCTCCCCTCATTCATATGTATTTCTACTAGCTCTGATAGCATTGCAAAACTAAAGCATCTGTGTGAAACCTCCCTTTCATTGAACACTGGtggcagcattttttttttaaactcctaTATggtcagaattttatttttgtgttgaaaaaatatttatttttgtgttgaAAAAATATTCCTACCCTTGCTCAGCATGACCAGATTGCTGATGCTGTCCCTTCCTTctgactttaaaaataaaaatccagacCTCAGCTGTACAGAGTGCTCTCAAGAAACCAGTATGAATCACATCTGTCGTTAGGGGCGCAGTTGCATGTTACAACCGAAATTCCTTTAGGGTTAGCTGCTGCTACTGACCATGTAATACACTGCTACTGTGAGGAAAAGGGACGGAGCCCAGTTTTTCAAAAACAGTGCTCTTCAGGAGACAGCCAGCATTTTTGCAGGGCTGAGACCAGGGCACCAACATCATACAAAGAATTAAAGACTAAAAGAAACTGGGGCAGCAAACAAAGGCAGCTTCAAACACGCAAAATGTTGCAGCTATACAGTTATGATGAAGTAAGATTTAAAGTTAGAATAGATTTAACTGTAGTATTTGGTACTCCTTTGTGAATTTGTTCAAGGTTCAGTAAAGTTTAGTATATTTAGGAGAGTTCAGTAAAACTTTGCAACTATGCCTGGTTTTAGCACTAAAATTATTAGAAGTCACAAGACTTTCATACTGTCACAGGCCTTTTTACAGTGTGTGAACTTCTGGAGTTTAAGAGAACCAGAGAAACAGCAATAAATCAATGTCCACACTCACCTCCTCAGAAGCATTATGAGAAAACCTTTTTCGGAGATGAATGTTGGCATCACTGTCACTGCTTCTGAAATGTATGTAAAAGCAAAGTTTTTAAATCCATAAAGCTAAGTTAAAAAGAGGCACTGCAAATGAACGTGACAGGTTTAAGCTACACAAAACCACAAATACGCATTGTTGCATGTATTAGAATATGGACTGGAATTTATCAGTAACATAATAAAAATGGCTTTGGGAAAATCCGACCCACAATAAAAAATTCATATgctcaaaaagaaatcttttttgAAAAATTGTATCTGAGAGCATTTTTGCACCTTTGACATCATTAAAGGAGAGTATACCCAAGTTTTACAGCCAttgatataaaaaaaatttggaCTGACAGGGAACAGAAAGTTTGAAGGGGAGAACAAGTTTTTTCTAAGCAAACTCTCAAATTCATTAGAGTGCTCTAGTGCTAAGCATCAACAAATTATGGTTCATGTCCCACTCAAATAGATTACCTAAGAATAAATTAGAACataagaaaaaacagaagtgaACGGACCAAAATTAGCTGAGTGTCTCTGTactgggcctggctgggctgcagTTAAATTTTCCTAGAGCAGCTCCTCTAGTGCTGTGCTTTGTACTTGAACCTAGAACAGTGCCGGTCCCACCCCAGTGGGCCGGGGCTGGGCAAGAGGCtcgaggggacacagccaggagagctgaccccaactgaccaaagggcaGTGACACACACACTTGTTCTTATAGCTGTCTTCTGAAGAAACCACTACACCCTGCTTCCCAGAAAGTGGACATTGCCCTGCTGATGAGAAGCAGAgaacaaataaatttttttttggtcttcttCTAATTTGCTTCCACAAATGGCCTTTGCCTTTTCATTGAAATGCCTTtacctcaacccatgagttcTTCGTCTTATTTTCTCTCTAACACCTCATTTACTTGTTCATAACCAGAAAAAACATCCAAAAAGTATCTACTGGAATCAATCAGTGTCATGCTTCCACATAGTGTCACAATGCACATAGACTGTTTCATCTACATTACAAAATAATCTCTCTGTTGGAAAAGCAGTTGTAACACTTCCATGCTTAAAATGCACTGGGCTTCCACTTGGGTTTTGTGTGGCAAAGTTTGTAGCACAGTCGAATCAAGTCCCACTGAATCACTTGACATGTTTaagagaaacacagaaagaagCCAATGAATCCCAATACTTCTTCCTAAAACAAGACTACAAAAAACATACAATGGACAGGGCACATTTCAAAAGACCTGTCAGGTGTATTTAAGACAAAATTAACGTAAAATACCTGGTAAATTCCTGGAATTCAGCATTTTGTTCCAGGTTATCTTGTGATAGAGTAGTAGTGGCAAATTCTGAGATCTGCAAATCTTCTTCAAtcatatttttcccttcttcctccttattattttcttctggtGTCTTTATGGCTATTGGTAAATCCTCTAGATGTTCTTCTATGGCCTGTTGAAATTAAGAAATGTTTTGCATTAGACAACAAGACTGATTCCCCACCCTTCCAAATATCTTAGTGGTGCAGCCTACTCAGATGCTCAACTGCAGGTAGTATGAGACTGAAAGTCTCActgaagagaataaaaaagCAATGAATTTCTTGAAAATCTTTTGGAATACACTGAGCTATAAAGTATCATCAGCCtgacatacatacatacatacatacatacagtTGGAAAGTCAGATCTTTCTATTAAAAAGTCATGACATGACATGGCTCTTTGAGGCAATTCACTAGACTTTTTTAAATCTACCCCCAAATAGTCCTTCAAGTTAACAGCAAACTGACTTCATTACTGTAGTTAGTGTCAGGACCAAAACATGTTCAAGCAACGTGTCTAAGCAACATGTAGAGCAGCATTAAATGGACACTCATTACTGAAAAACACTGTCAAAAATTACTGCACTGGAAAACATGTAAGGCACTTCAAAGCTGGTGTCTGCAAGAGGACATGCAGGAGCAAACTCTCTAAACCAAATACCCTCAAAGTGCCcacttctttctcctcctctagTGCAGACAGGCCTTCATTTTACCGACAGAACGTATGCTACTCAAATTGGTTTTTCAAGTTTTTGTAGGCAAACTTACTTGGATTGAGACAAAAATTTTCATTGCCTGTATCCTTTCTTTAGAAACCATACTAATTTCTGTTCATCTTAttatagatttttaaaaataccctcTCTGGTAATTTTTTATGCCTAGGGATTATACAGTAAcctcaaactatttcaaaacataataaaaattcACACTTTTGCCATACTATTAGCTCATCTTTTATGCTTACAGATTACAGAAGcctcaaattattttaaaacataataTAAATTCACTTTTTTGCAGTGTCATTAGTACTAgggtttattttctcttttaatgtCAGATCTTCTCAGGGATCTGTAATTCCATTCATTCCAGTAGGGGGCTGTGGCAAACAGTGTAATGGAATGGGAAACCAagtacattttaaatatttcttccaaacactgcaaaatgaaagcaaatgaaagacaCTGGGATCTGATGCTAAGCCCACATATGTACACAAAGAAATGCtggtaataaaataaaataaaataaaataaaataaaataaaataaaataaaataaaataaaataaaataaaataaaataaaatacctcaGGATCTTGTGGAGTAGTGGAATCTTGATGGTTGGTGGCCTTATTGCCATCTTCCTCTATTTCTAACTCTTCTACTAGTAATGGCACTTCTTTTTCATCAGAAAAATTCACGTGACTGCTTGTTTTTGTAGTTTCCTCCTCGCTGTTCTCAGTATCTGTTTCTGATGGAGGGGTACCCAGATTATTCCCCAAGTCTGGCTCTGGAGCGTCTTCCTTGTAGTCCTGTTCTGGTAAGTTCTCGTCATGTAAAACATCTGTTACGGCTTCAGAAGAAGCTTTTTCATTTCCCGTATCATAACCTTCAATACACGGCTCGAGGTAAGCATTCAGAACTGCTGATATGGGAACATTATAATGTGGATAATAAAACAGATCATGGGGGATCACGGATACTTTTGAAGAATTGGGTAGCGCTTTAGCTGTAGACTCAACTTCATCACAGCTGTCCAGGTCCTCTGGAGTTTTAGGTACATCTGAGAGAGAGTCATCAGATGTTTCATGCTGTGCAGATAGTTCTTGGCTTTCGAGATTAGAACCATTCAGTGAACAAGGGTTGGTTTCTATTGTCTCAAGGACGGGTGATTCCTTTATATGTTCGTCTTGTGGAAGTGTCTGTATTTCCTCATCTAGAAGATGGAGAACATACTTCTGCGTATCTTCTTGTTTTGAGGTATCTTCTGGTAAAAGAATTGAAGACTGGGGTTTGCTCTCTTCTACTTTATTAATAGAATCATCTGTAAGTATACCTGAAGTCCATGATAATGGACTCAAAGAAGTATTGGCTGAAAGGCTCTTGGTTTCGTTGTCATATTCAGTAGGGGTTTCCTTAGTTAATTCTTCAGAGTATTCTTCGAAAGAGTCAATGGAATTTTTCTGATCTGTCAGAACAGCTGGAGAAAGGTCATTGTTCTCTTTCAGTGGATCATCAGAGATGCTCCCTTCACCTGGCATGAATTTATCGTTTGGAACCTCCCAAGAGGAATTGGATTCAAAACTGACAGATCCTGTAATTTTCAGTGAGTTAGGCCTTTGAGGCTCCTCTTCAGACATTCCCTGTAAATCACCAAACACTTGACTTGGTTTCCCATTACAATTTTCAGAAATGGTTTCTGATGGGATTCTCTCAGGGATATCAGGAATATGGACCTTTGGTGGAGCTGGATGACTCCTTTCATGATTAACAGTATACATGTTTTCTTCGCTTTCGCTTAAAATCAAgattttgccttccttttctgatggtgTGTCTTTGATGTGGACATACGTGGACTCAATTGGAAGCTCCTTGTCAGGATCTGTAAAGTCTTCCTGTAAGTGATGATATACCATTAGAAGATAAATCCTAACTCAGGTACCATTTTACATTTCCCAAACACTATGGAAAGAATAAATACCTAGTCTTTCACTCCATTACCTTGTGAATGGCCAATTAATGACTCATTTATTTTGAAagtaggaaattttttttttttttttggcaagtcAAGTTCCTTGAACAAAGCTCAACGTCAACAATGTACTTGTATAGGAAGATCAAAATGCAGACAAGCCTACTCTTCAGTTGTTAATGTATTCATCTCTCCCTGCTGCACCTGTGAAGACAACTGACTTGGCTTTTTGACATCCCAAACCCTGGGAATAACATAAATCTAACAACTACAATAAATCTATTGTGAAATATAGATATACCAGCTTATTTCCTTCCAACAGACTCTATTAAAAGAAAGTCAGTTTTTTACTTTGTCCATTAAAATGCCAACAAGTCCTAAAGTCAAC
Proteins encoded in this region:
- the CLMN gene encoding calmin isoform X1, whose product is MAGQEWDWFQREELIGHISDIRVQNLQVERENVQKRTFTRWINLHLGKCKPPLKVKDLFIDIQDGKILMALLEVLSGQKLMHEYKSSTHRIFRLNNIAKALKFLEDSNVKLVSIDAAEIADGNSSLVLGLIWNIILFFQIKELTGNLNRNSSSSSLSSGPSGPESDTSPSTPSVERNMSITVKDQRKAIRALLIWVQRKTRKYGVAVQDFTSSWRSGLAFLAVIKAIDCTLVDMKHALEKSARENLEDAFSIAQNKLGVPRLLEPEDIMVESPDEQSIVTYVAQFLEHFPELEGEDFTDPDKELPIESTYVHIKDTPSEKEGKILILSESEENMYTVNHERSHPAPPKVHIPDIPERIPSETISENCNGKPSQVFGDLQGMSEEEPQRPNSLKITGSVSFESNSSWEVPNDKFMPGEGSISDDPLKENNDLSPAVLTDQKNSIDSFEEYSEELTKETPTEYDNETKSLSANTSLSPLSWTSGILTDDSINKVEESKPQSSILLPEDTSKQEDTQKYVLHLLDEEIQTLPQDEHIKESPVLETIETNPCSLNGSNLESQELSAQHETSDDSLSDVPKTPEDLDSCDEVESTAKALPNSSKVSVIPHDLFYYPHYNVPISAVLNAYLEPCIEGYDTGNEKASSEAVTDVLHDENLPEQDYKEDAPEPDLGNNLGTPPSETDTENSEEETTKTSSHVNFSDEKEVPLLVEELEIEEDGNKATNHQDSTTPQDPEAIEEHLEDLPIAIKTPEENNKEEEGKNMIEEDLQISEFATTTLSQDNLEQNAEFQEFTRSSDSDANIHLRKRFSHNASEEETYGVNEQKMTDMGENPLIIGKKKDLEASETPAPTHEITIFEQPELFYFVIFFWVLVYCLLLLPQLLSNKV
- the CLMN gene encoding calmin isoform X2; protein product: MAGQEWDWFQREELIGHISDIRVQNLQVERENVQKRTFTRWINLHLGKCKPPLKVKDLFIDIQDGKILMALLEVLSGQKLMHEYKSSTHRIFRLNNIAKALKFLEDSNVKLVSIDAAEIADGNSSLVLGLIWNIILFFQIKELTGNLNRNSSSSSLSSGPSGPESDTSPSTPSVERNMSITVKDQRKAIRALLIWVQRKTRKYGVAVQDFTSSWRSGLAFLAVIKAIDCTLVDMKHALEKSARENLEDAFSIAQNKLGVPRLLEPEDIMVESPDEQSIVTYVAQFLEHFPELEGEDFTDPDKELPIESTYVHIKDTPSEKEGKILILSESEENMYTVNHERSHPAPPKVHIPDIPERIPSETISENCNGKPSQVFGDLQGMSEEEPQRPNSLKITGSVSFESNSSWEVPNDKFMPGEGSISDDPLKENNDLSPAVLTDQKNSIDSFEEYSEELTKETPTEYDNETKSLSANTSLSPLSWTSGILTDDSINKVEESKPQSSILLPEDTSKQEDTQKYVLHLLDEEIQTLPQDEHIKESPVLETIETNPCSLNGSNLESQELSAQHETSDDSLSDVPKTPEDLDSCDEVESTAKALPNSSKVSVIPHDLFYYPHYNVPISAVLNAYLEPCIEGYDTGNEKASSEAVTDVLHDENLPEQDYKEDAPEPDLGNNLGTPPSETDTENSEEETTKTSSHVNFSDEKEVPLLVEELEIEEDGNKATNHQDSTTPQDPEAIEEHLEDLPIAIKTPEENNKEEEGKNMIEEDLQISEFATTTLSQDNLEQNAEFQEFTSSDSDANIHLRKRFSHNASEEETYGVNEQKMTDMGENPLIIGKKKDLEASETPAPTHEITIFEQPELFYFVIFFWVLVYCLLLLPQLLSNKV